A section of the Streptomyces sp. 6-11-2 genome encodes:
- a CDS encoding NAD(P)/FAD-dependent oxidoreductase has product MPDTATGRPTAIVIGASAAGLFAAAALTEHADVTLLERDTLPDGPEPRRGVPQARHAHLVWSGGVRAVNDLVPGVVDSVVAEGGRLVHIMGDMVSRAPNEVWFRRFTSTHHRNLVSSRDLLDAVLRRHVLADERITLRQDTTALALVGDADRVTGVQVRTGDDTSVLTADLVIDASGRGSRAPQWLEDLGLPRVTEREVNAGVAYATRIYRAPGTTADTDFPLVNVQANPAKAPGQGGIILPVEGGRWVVTLSGTRGGEPTSDPDAFVDFALGLGDPVIGELLKTAEPLGDVATTRSTANHRRYYEKLAHWPDGFTVLGDAIAGYNPVYGHGLTVAAQGALAVRDVLRTTPVTAPGLARRLQRVAARPVAAAWDLAVGQDAFYPGASATPPTAVERYLAAFVDRAVATGARNPRALGALLDVMSMEKPATRLLSPDMLVPMLLGPKRPFLSKPPLTDDERSAANP; this is encoded by the coding sequence ATGCCTGACACAGCCACCGGCAGACCTACCGCCATCGTCATCGGCGCCAGCGCCGCGGGTCTTTTCGCCGCTGCGGCACTCACCGAACACGCCGACGTCACCCTCCTCGAGCGGGACACCCTGCCCGACGGCCCCGAGCCCCGCCGCGGCGTTCCTCAAGCCCGGCATGCTCACCTGGTGTGGAGCGGCGGCGTACGCGCTGTCAACGACCTCGTGCCCGGCGTCGTGGACAGCGTCGTCGCCGAGGGCGGCCGCCTGGTCCACATCATGGGCGACATGGTCTCCCGAGCCCCCAACGAGGTGTGGTTCCGCCGTTTCACGTCGACGCACCACCGCAACCTCGTCAGCTCCCGCGACCTCCTCGACGCCGTGCTGCGCCGGCACGTCCTCGCCGACGAGCGGATCACCCTCCGTCAGGACACCACCGCTCTCGCCCTCGTGGGCGACGCCGACCGCGTCACCGGCGTCCAGGTCCGCACGGGCGACGACACGTCCGTCCTCACCGCCGACCTCGTCATCGACGCCTCCGGCCGCGGGTCCCGCGCCCCCCAGTGGCTCGAAGATCTCGGCCTGCCCCGCGTCACCGAGCGAGAAGTCAACGCCGGAGTCGCCTACGCCACCCGCATCTACCGCGCTCCGGGCACCACCGCCGACACGGACTTCCCCCTCGTCAACGTCCAGGCGAACCCGGCGAAGGCTCCCGGCCAGGGCGGAATCATCCTGCCCGTGGAGGGCGGCCGTTGGGTTGTCACGCTCTCCGGCACTCGCGGCGGCGAGCCCACTAGCGACCCGGATGCGTTCGTCGACTTCGCGCTCGGCCTGGGCGACCCTGTCATCGGGGAGCTTCTCAAGACCGCCGAGCCGCTCGGCGACGTCGCCACCACACGCAGCACCGCCAACCACCGCCGCTACTACGAGAAACTCGCCCACTGGCCCGACGGGTTCACCGTCCTCGGCGACGCCATCGCCGGATACAACCCCGTCTATGGCCACGGCCTCACCGTCGCCGCTCAGGGCGCCCTCGCCGTCCGCGACGTCCTGCGCACCACCCCGGTCACGGCTCCTGGGCTCGCGCGCCGTCTCCAGCGCGTCGCGGCCCGGCCCGTCGCCGCCGCCTGGGACCTGGCCGTCGGCCAAGACGCGTTCTACCCCGGCGCCAGCGCCACCCCGCCCACCGCCGTGGAGCGCTACCTCGCCGCGTTCGTCGACCGGGCAGTGGCCACCGGCGCCCGCAACCCGCGCGCGCTCGGCGCCCTCCTGGACGTCATGAGCATGGAGAAACCGGCAACCCGCCTGCTCTCCCCGGACATGCTCGTCCCGATGCTGCTCGGACCGAAGCGGCCGTTCCTGTCCAAGCCGCCCCTCACCGACGACGAGCGGTCCGCCGCCAACCCCTAA
- a CDS encoding ParA family protein, with product MGKPLGPVRVTYGALPFLQPGTVTRTIVMCNQKGGVGKRTTITNLAGTLAAYGQPMHVRRRRLPRLTPREPVN from the coding sequence TTGGGCAAGCCACTGGGCCCCGTACGAGTGACGTACGGGGCCCTCCCGTTCCTTCAGCCGGGCACGGTGACCCGCACCATCGTGATGTGCAACCAGAAGGGCGGCGTCGGCAAGAGGACGACGATCACGAACCTCGCCGGAACGCTGGCCGCGTACGGGCAGCCCATGCATGTACGCCGGCGCCGACTCCCGCGGCTCACTCCGCGCGAGCCGGTGAACTAA
- a CDS encoding BtrH N-terminal domain-containing protein — protein sequence MTTVIDIDARGTQHCETTALGVLLRHQGLDLTEPMLFGLGSGLSFIYWDSKNMGFPFLGGRVRPFDLTRNLATRLGLELLVQETTSPRKAWENVVAPIDAGHPVGLQLDSYHLDYFTSKVHFGGHVVAMYGYDDRDAYLVDTDQQGGTVSTALTSLAQARAARGPMTAKHRSFTLTAPRNLPSPQGQIIPAITACADAFLNPPIANLGHRGIEKAGERVRTWLQRTDSPQRDLPQAALLMEKAGTGGALFRNLYRDFLAECTEQFDSSHLRTGHGLYAEAATLWTEVAALMTKAGESGNAQFLAQAGLILRELSRMEHEAMQALSCLGGGP from the coding sequence ATGACCACGGTGATAGACATTGATGCCCGCGGTACGCAGCACTGTGAGACGACAGCTCTGGGGGTACTGCTGCGACACCAGGGACTCGATCTGACCGAGCCCATGCTCTTCGGCCTCGGTTCCGGTCTGTCCTTCATCTACTGGGACAGCAAGAACATGGGCTTCCCCTTCCTCGGGGGACGGGTCAGGCCTTTCGACCTCACCAGAAACCTGGCCACCAGACTCGGGCTGGAGCTCCTGGTCCAGGAGACCACCTCCCCTCGCAAGGCTTGGGAGAACGTGGTGGCCCCCATCGACGCCGGCCACCCCGTCGGACTGCAGCTCGACAGCTACCACCTGGACTACTTCACCTCGAAGGTGCACTTCGGCGGCCATGTTGTCGCCATGTACGGCTACGACGACCGCGACGCCTACCTGGTGGACACCGACCAGCAAGGCGGAACGGTATCCACCGCCCTGACCAGCCTCGCCCAGGCCAGGGCCGCACGCGGCCCGATGACCGCCAAGCACCGGTCATTCACCCTCACCGCTCCGAGGAACCTGCCCTCCCCACAGGGCCAGATCATTCCCGCCATCACCGCCTGCGCCGACGCATTCCTCAACCCGCCCATCGCCAACCTCGGCCACCGAGGCATCGAAAAGGCCGGCGAGCGGGTACGCACATGGCTCCAGCGAACCGACAGCCCGCAGCGGGACCTACCGCAGGCCGCCCTCCTGATGGAGAAGGCCGGCACCGGTGGCGCCCTGTTCCGTAACCTCTACCGCGACTTCCTGGCCGAATGCACCGAACAGTTCGACAGCAGCCACCTGCGCACCGGCCACGGGCTGTACGCCGAGGCAGCCACCCTGTGGACGGAAGTCGCAGCACTGATGACCAAAGCCGGCGAATCAGGCAATGCGCAGTTCCTGGCACAGGCAGGCCTCATCCTCCGCGAACTGTCACGCATGGAGCACGAGGCCATGCAGGCGCTGAGCTGTCTGGGAGGCGGCCCCTGA
- a CDS encoding acyltransferase encodes MGRDRYVDFLRAWAIVLVVLGHWLITGLVRESDGRITAPELLATVPWTQWLTLGFQIMPLFFLAGGHAAGGSWSRARAAGGSATGWVGQRALRLLLPTGAYSGLVLLAVGICAAVGVDPGTLALVGWAMAMQFWFLPVYLLLSALTPLLHAAHRRWGLRVAIVMGTVAAAVDALVVTVHAPYVGLADYVLVWGVAYQLGFCWRDGLLTRRRLLPAAMAVGGGAAFAVLIALGPFPVSLIFVTGQAPSNTDPPSVAMLAWVVAQTGVCLLVAPTVRRLLDREWVWRLVQPVGGASMTLYLWHMLPVLIVAAAFYLTALAPEPAFGSAGWWALRVPWLLVLGLVLAGLVAALRPLERNLAALYERTRPDADRRRSWMPWLGLAASVAALSRFAVRGFAYDGRFPFLLSLGLALGIGLLLLPGRTAPDHPAQHEDALEEAA; translated from the coding sequence ATGGGCAGAGACCGTTACGTCGACTTCTTGCGCGCGTGGGCGATCGTCCTGGTGGTGCTCGGCCACTGGCTGATCACCGGCCTGGTCAGGGAGAGCGACGGACGGATCACCGCGCCTGAGCTGTTGGCGACAGTTCCTTGGACTCAGTGGCTCACTCTGGGCTTTCAGATCATGCCGCTGTTTTTCCTGGCCGGCGGCCACGCCGCGGGGGGCTCCTGGTCGCGGGCCCGCGCGGCGGGTGGTTCCGCGACTGGCTGGGTGGGGCAGCGTGCCTTGCGGCTGTTGCTTCCGACGGGCGCCTACAGCGGTCTTGTGCTGCTCGCCGTCGGCATCTGTGCGGCGGTCGGTGTGGACCCGGGCACGCTTGCACTCGTGGGCTGGGCGATGGCCATGCAGTTCTGGTTCCTGCCGGTGTACTTGTTGCTCAGCGCCCTGACGCCGCTGCTGCACGCGGCGCACCGGCGATGGGGTCTGCGCGTTGCCATCGTCATGGGCACGGTAGCCGCGGCCGTTGACGCGCTGGTGGTGACGGTGCACGCTCCGTATGTCGGGCTGGCTGACTACGTGCTCGTGTGGGGTGTGGCCTATCAGTTGGGCTTCTGCTGGCGGGACGGTCTGCTGACTCGTCGTCGGCTGTTGCCGGCCGCGATGGCGGTGGGCGGTGGGGCGGCTTTCGCGGTGCTGATCGCTCTCGGGCCGTTCCCGGTCAGTCTGATCTTTGTGACTGGGCAGGCGCCCAGCAATACCGACCCACCGTCGGTGGCGATGCTGGCATGGGTAGTGGCCCAGACCGGCGTGTGTCTTCTCGTCGCGCCGACTGTGCGGAGGCTTCTGGACCGCGAGTGGGTGTGGCGTCTGGTGCAGCCGGTCGGTGGTGCGAGCATGACGCTGTATCTGTGGCACATGCTGCCGGTGCTGATCGTGGCCGCCGCGTTCTACCTGACCGCCCTCGCACCTGAGCCCGCCTTCGGGTCCGCTGGATGGTGGGCGCTGCGGGTGCCGTGGCTGCTGGTGCTCGGGCTCGTTCTCGCCGGCTTGGTGGCGGCGCTGCGACCGCTGGAGCGGAATCTGGCCGCACTGTACGAACGGACGCGTCCGGACGCCGACCGGCGCCGCTCCTGGATGCCATGGCTCGGCCTCGCCGCGAGCGTCGCCGCCCTGTCCCGCTTCGCCGTGCGGGGTTTCGCGTACGACGGGCGGTTCCCGTTCCTGCTCTCGCTGGGCCTGGCCCTGGGCATCGGTCTGTTGCTGCTGCCTGGCCGGACAGCACCGGATCATCCCGCGCAGCACGAGGACGCCCTGGAGGAGGCTGCCTGA
- a CDS encoding GNAT family N-acetyltransferase: MRVLEEVHQCDGYPVNWPDQPDEWLSQASLLEAWVAELGGRLVGHVSLSRNSEGDLAPGLWSERNGTAKALTAVVSRLFVAPQARGYGIGALLVGQAVEGARRRGLHPVLDVVASDTAAAALYERLGWELMATVEQRWGPSQLVTIHCYAAAS; the protein is encoded by the coding sequence GTGCGGGTTCTCGAGGAAGTCCATCAATGTGATGGTTACCCGGTGAACTGGCCCGACCAGCCTGATGAGTGGCTGTCGCAGGCTTCCCTGCTGGAGGCCTGGGTCGCTGAACTTGGCGGCCGTCTCGTTGGCCACGTCAGCTTGTCCCGCAACAGTGAAGGCGATCTGGCCCCCGGCTTGTGGAGCGAGCGGAACGGGACGGCCAAGGCCCTGACCGCAGTGGTCAGCCGGCTGTTCGTCGCCCCGCAGGCCAGGGGGTACGGCATCGGTGCACTGCTGGTCGGCCAAGCCGTGGAGGGGGCACGACGTCGTGGCCTGCATCCGGTGCTCGACGTCGTGGCATCCGATACCGCCGCAGCAGCCCTGTACGAGCGGCTGGGCTGGGAACTGATGGCCACGGTCGAGCAACGATGGGGCCCGTCTCAACTGGTGACCATTCACTGTTATGCGGCGGCATCGTGA
- the sigJ gene encoding RNA polymerase sigma factor SigJ produces the protein MGTVGTSTNDITGERRQLINVAYRLLGSVTEAEDAVQDAYARWYGLPRSRQEEILSPGAWLTTVTSRICLDVLGSARARRERYVGAWLPEPLPDRTEWDHAGGAGPTGPADPADQIVLDESVAMAFLVVLESMTPAERVAFVLHDVFRYPFAEIADALGRTPAACKQLAASARRRVSVARAPVTTTGQADVVRHVKEAWETKDIAALVGLLNPAAVMTADGGGLAGTVLRPVEGGARIAQYMVAIAEKAPGLELLERSVNGAPGLVAQRAGVVLTVASFAVFDGRVTRIWAVRNPEKLRPWAREG, from the coding sequence ATGGGGACTGTCGGGACCAGCACAAATGACATAACCGGTGAACGACGCCAACTGATCAATGTCGCTTACCGTTTGCTCGGTTCGGTGACCGAGGCCGAGGACGCAGTACAGGATGCCTACGCACGCTGGTACGGACTGCCACGTAGCCGGCAGGAGGAGATCCTGTCCCCCGGCGCCTGGCTGACGACGGTGACCAGCCGCATCTGCCTGGACGTGCTCGGCTCGGCGCGTGCCCGCCGTGAACGCTACGTCGGCGCGTGGCTGCCCGAGCCGCTGCCCGACCGCACCGAGTGGGACCACGCGGGCGGCGCCGGCCCCACCGGCCCGGCAGACCCCGCCGACCAGATCGTCCTGGACGAGTCGGTGGCCATGGCCTTCCTCGTCGTCCTGGAGTCGATGACGCCCGCCGAGCGAGTGGCGTTCGTCCTGCACGACGTCTTCCGGTACCCGTTCGCCGAGATCGCCGACGCTCTCGGCCGGACCCCTGCGGCCTGCAAGCAGTTGGCAGCCTCCGCCAGGCGGCGGGTGAGCGTCGCACGCGCTCCGGTGACGACGACCGGCCAGGCCGACGTGGTGAGGCACGTCAAAGAGGCATGGGAGACCAAGGACATCGCAGCCCTCGTCGGTCTCCTCAACCCGGCCGCCGTGATGACCGCCGACGGCGGCGGCTTGGCCGGCACCGTCCTGCGCCCGGTCGAGGGCGGGGCGCGCATCGCCCAGTACATGGTCGCCATTGCCGAGAAGGCTCCGGGGCTCGAACTCCTGGAGCGGTCGGTCAACGGTGCGCCGGGCCTGGTGGCCCAACGTGCCGGCGTCGTCTTGACCGTAGCCTCGTTCGCCGTCTTCGACGGGCGCGTCACCCGGATCTGGGCAGTCCGCAACCCGGAGAAGCTGCGGCCGTGGGCGCGGGAAGGCTAG
- a CDS encoding alpha/beta fold hydrolase yields the protein MRNAAVTPEGDRIRWVELTGHEPSRVYVHGLGATAPAYFTEVAVHALPAGRRSLLIDLLGHGISDRPTGFDYTLESHADALAAALTSAGVAGAEVIAHSMGGSVAIVLATRHPQLVSRLVLVDANLDPIPPSPTSAGSSGIAAYSEQEFLAGGREDIRDRAGSHWWSTMRLAGREALHRSAVHLTRGTVPTMRELLLDLKIPRTYLLPEADGPLPGTGALTEAGVAVVPIPDCGHNIMLDNPEGFARATAAALAD from the coding sequence GTGCGCAACGCCGCCGTGACGCCCGAGGGGGACCGGATCCGCTGGGTCGAGCTGACGGGGCACGAACCGTCACGCGTCTACGTCCATGGCCTGGGTGCCACGGCGCCGGCCTACTTCACGGAGGTCGCGGTCCATGCTCTGCCGGCCGGCCGCCGTTCACTGCTGATCGACTTGCTCGGGCACGGCATCAGCGATCGGCCCACGGGCTTCGACTACACGCTGGAATCGCACGCCGATGCCCTCGCCGCGGCCCTGACCTCCGCCGGTGTCGCCGGCGCCGAGGTGATCGCGCACAGCATGGGCGGCTCGGTGGCCATCGTCCTGGCCACCCGGCACCCCCAGCTGGTCTCCCGCCTGGTCCTGGTCGACGCCAACCTCGACCCGATCCCGCCCAGCCCCACCTCCGCGGGCAGCAGCGGCATCGCCGCGTATTCCGAGCAGGAGTTCCTGGCGGGCGGCCGGGAAGACATCCGTGACCGGGCCGGTTCCCACTGGTGGTCCACGATGCGCCTGGCCGGCCGGGAGGCACTGCATCGCAGCGCGGTCCACCTCACCCGCGGCACCGTCCCCACCATGCGCGAGCTCCTGCTGGACCTGAAAATTCCCCGCACCTACCTGCTGCCCGAGGCCGACGGCCCGCTCCCGGGTACTGGCGCGCTCACCGAAGCCGGGGTGGCCGTGGTCCCGATCCCGGACTGCGGGCACAACATCATGCTGGACAATCCGGAAGGCTTCGCCCGCGCCACCGCGGCGGCGCTGGCGGACTGA
- a CDS encoding zinc-dependent alcohol dehydrogenase family protein, with translation MLAAVAGSPGPLAEVLTLRDVDGPAAPGTGEVVVRMVASTVNPSDEITVSGAYGSRTSFPMVPGFEGVGVIDAAGPGVPAAAVGRRVLPLGSAGARQQYKRLDHSWCVPVPDDLPDEVACFAYVNPLTAVMMVERFCRPGVRNVVVTAATSAIGRHLAELLTDRGVTPIGVVRGTPGRTVAEPSRWRAVIRTNEPGWREQLRSAIGPHGVDVAFDCVGGGVGEEVFTLTAGGGVFVHYGLLSGTPLSVECLNGRRDVRVELFRLRDTVQKDGGQHLSGLFAPVFENLRRGRLRTAVGKRIGLSELAGHLKDPAAGPAGKILIEPQR, from the coding sequence GTGCTGGCTGCCGTTGCCGGTTCGCCCGGACCGCTCGCCGAGGTCCTGACGCTGCGTGACGTGGACGGGCCTGCGGCTCCTGGCACGGGGGAGGTCGTGGTGCGCATGGTCGCGTCGACCGTCAACCCCTCGGACGAGATCACTGTCTCGGGTGCCTACGGTTCGCGGACTTCGTTTCCCATGGTCCCGGGGTTCGAGGGCGTGGGTGTGATCGACGCTGCCGGTCCGGGGGTGCCCGCTGCGGCGGTGGGCCGGCGTGTCCTGCCGCTGGGGTCTGCTGGGGCCCGGCAGCAGTACAAGCGACTCGACCATTCCTGGTGTGTTCCTGTGCCGGACGATCTTCCCGATGAGGTCGCCTGCTTCGCCTACGTCAACCCCCTGACCGCCGTCATGATGGTCGAGCGGTTCTGTCGGCCGGGCGTGCGGAATGTGGTGGTCACAGCGGCGACATCGGCCATCGGGCGACACCTGGCGGAACTCCTGACCGATCGCGGTGTCACACCGATCGGGGTCGTGCGGGGAACGCCGGGGCGGACTGTGGCCGAGCCGTCCCGGTGGCGGGCCGTGATCCGGACGAACGAGCCCGGGTGGCGCGAACAGCTGCGGTCGGCGATCGGCCCCCACGGCGTCGATGTGGCCTTCGACTGCGTCGGTGGCGGCGTGGGCGAAGAGGTGTTCACGCTGACGGCCGGCGGTGGCGTGTTCGTCCACTACGGCCTGCTGTCGGGAACGCCGCTCTCGGTGGAGTGCCTCAACGGCCGCAGGGACGTACGCGTGGAACTCTTCCGTCTGCGCGACACCGTTCAGAAGGACGGCGGACAGCACCTGTCCGGGCTCTTCGCGCCGGTCTTCGAGAACCTGCGCCGCGGACGCCTGCGCACGGCCGTCGGGAAACGCATCGGGCTCAGCGAACTCGCCGGCCACCTCAAAGACCCGGCAGCCGGACCCGCAGGGAAAATCCTTATCGAGCCGCAGAGGTGA
- a CDS encoding TioE family transcriptional regulator has translation MGRNSQNGERLRPVDLARGHGLSTQAIRNYEEAGILPAAGRTPHGYRTYTSLHAGALRAFVALVPGHGHRTATSIMRAVNEGAADEAFRLIDESHAQLLDDRRTLRAVENALRDLEPTTASEQATVSGPGGTFIGPLAEKLGIRPATLRAWERAGLVRPRRDPRTGYRVYDEADVRDARLAHQLRRGGYLLEQIAPLIAQVRAAGGLEPLEAALSDWHGRLSARGRAMLTGAAELEAYLRKHG, from the coding sequence ATGGGGAGAAACTCTCAAAACGGCGAGCGGCTCAGGCCGGTTGATCTGGCACGCGGGCACGGTCTGTCCACGCAGGCGATCAGGAACTACGAGGAAGCCGGTATCCTCCCGGCCGCCGGTCGCACACCCCACGGCTACCGCACCTATACCTCGCTGCACGCGGGGGCCCTGCGCGCGTTTGTCGCCCTGGTGCCCGGCCACGGCCACCGGACGGCGACGTCGATCATGCGGGCGGTGAACGAGGGCGCGGCCGACGAGGCGTTCCGTCTCATCGACGAGAGCCACGCACAGCTCCTCGACGACCGGCGGACCCTCCGAGCCGTGGAGAACGCCCTCCGTGACCTGGAGCCCACCACGGCGTCCGAGCAGGCCACGGTGTCCGGGCCCGGCGGCACGTTCATCGGACCGCTGGCGGAAAAGCTCGGCATCCGGCCAGCGACGCTGCGTGCTTGGGAACGTGCCGGGCTGGTGCGCCCACGCCGCGACCCGCGGACCGGGTACCGCGTCTACGACGAGGCCGACGTACGGGACGCCCGGCTGGCCCACCAACTCAGGCGCGGCGGCTACCTGCTGGAGCAGATCGCCCCGCTGATCGCCCAGGTGCGGGCGGCCGGCGGGCTGGAGCCACTGGAGGCCGCACTGAGCGACTGGCACGGCCGGCTGTCCGCCCGCGGGCGGGCGATGCTGACCGGGGCCGCCGAGCTGGAGGCGTACCTGCGCAAGCACGGATGA
- a CDS encoding erythromycin esterase family protein, whose amino-acid sequence MVTDIKDTAHAVEAAAVMRLLPARPRLLALGEPTHGEDALLTLRNELFQELVEQEGYRTIAIESDCLKGLVVDDHVTTGTGTLDEAMERGFSHGWGTFEANRELVRWMRAYNDGRPASERLRFAGFDGPLEITGAASPRQALTALHTYLSVRVDADLLPCTAETLDRLLGADDRWTNPAAMMEPAHSVGQSAEAKQLRLLADDLAALFDAQTPHLLAATSQDDWDRARLYGRTATGLLRYHHWMADTSPARMTRLCALRDVMMAHNLLAVAARGPALVHAHNSHLQREKSTMRMWQGPVEWWSAGALVSAQLGEEYAFVATALGTIRHQGVDAPSADTVEGLLYALPEDRCVIDAPRLATVLGDTPPAPRVSPWFGYSPLDPAQLADSDAIVFVRDVP is encoded by the coding sequence ATGGTTACCGACATCAAGGACACCGCCCATGCCGTCGAGGCGGCGGCCGTCATGAGGCTGCTCCCGGCCCGGCCGCGGCTGCTCGCCCTGGGCGAGCCCACCCACGGCGAGGACGCTCTGCTCACCCTGCGCAACGAGCTCTTCCAGGAACTCGTCGAGCAGGAGGGGTACCGGACGATCGCGATCGAGAGCGACTGCCTGAAGGGTCTGGTCGTTGACGACCACGTCACCACGGGAACGGGCACCCTCGACGAGGCCATGGAACGCGGATTCAGCCACGGCTGGGGCACCTTTGAGGCCAACCGCGAGCTGGTGCGCTGGATGCGCGCCTACAACGACGGCCGGCCCGCGTCCGAACGGCTCCGCTTCGCCGGTTTCGACGGCCCGCTGGAAATCACCGGCGCCGCGAGCCCCCGGCAGGCCCTCACCGCACTCCACACCTACCTCTCGGTTCGGGTGGACGCGGACCTGCTCCCCTGCACCGCGGAAACACTCGACCGCCTGCTCGGCGCCGACGACCGGTGGACCAATCCCGCCGCGATGATGGAACCGGCCCACTCCGTGGGGCAGTCGGCCGAGGCCAAGCAGCTACGGCTGCTCGCCGACGATCTGGCGGCGCTGTTCGACGCGCAGACACCCCACCTGCTCGCGGCGACCTCGCAGGACGACTGGGACCGGGCACGCCTTTACGGGCGCACCGCCACCGGCCTGCTGCGCTATCACCACTGGATGGCCGACACCTCACCGGCCCGCATGACGCGGCTGTGTGCGCTGCGGGATGTGATGATGGCCCACAACCTCCTTGCCGTTGCCGCTCGCGGCCCGGCACTCGTCCACGCCCACAACTCCCACCTCCAGCGGGAGAAGAGCACGATGCGGATGTGGCAGGGGCCGGTGGAGTGGTGGAGCGCCGGTGCGCTGGTGAGCGCCCAACTCGGTGAGGAGTACGCCTTCGTGGCCACGGCTCTCGGCACCATCCGGCACCAGGGCGTGGACGCCCCGTCCGCGGACACCGTCGAAGGGCTTCTGTACGCGCTCCCGGAGGACCGCTGCGTCATCGACGCCCCGCGGCTGGCCACCGTCCTCGGCGACACCCCGCCCGCGCCCCGCGTATCCCCCTGGTTCGGCTACTCCCCACTCGACCCGGCCCAACTGGCGGACAGCGACGCGATCGTGTTCGTCAGGGACGTCCCGTAG
- a CDS encoding amino acid ABC transporter ATP-binding protein, which yields MSIAPEILVRGLHKSFGDNEVLRGIDLEIGQGEVVCVIGPSGSGKSTLLRCVNLLEEPTEGQVFVGGTEVTDPDVDIDAVRRRIGMVFQQFNLFPHLTVTENLTLPQRRVLGRGKARAAEIAAENLERVGLSEKADAYPSSLSGGQQQRVAIARALAMGPEVMLFDEPTSALDPELVGDVLAVMRMLADEGMTMMVVTHEMSFAREVADRVVFMDGGVIVEDGTPDRVIGNPAHERTRHFLSRLLDPAKAQVEEEKAGRAGESG from the coding sequence GTGAGCATTGCCCCCGAGATACTCGTCCGCGGCCTGCACAAGTCCTTCGGGGACAACGAGGTGCTGCGCGGCATCGACCTGGAGATCGGCCAGGGTGAGGTGGTCTGTGTCATCGGCCCCTCCGGCTCCGGCAAGTCGACCCTGCTGCGCTGTGTGAACCTCCTGGAGGAGCCCACCGAGGGCCAGGTCTTCGTCGGCGGCACCGAGGTGACCGACCCCGATGTGGACATCGACGCCGTACGCCGCCGTATCGGCATGGTGTTCCAGCAGTTCAACCTCTTCCCGCACCTCACGGTGACCGAGAACCTCACACTGCCGCAGCGCCGGGTCCTCGGTCGGGGCAAGGCGCGGGCCGCGGAGATCGCCGCCGAGAACCTGGAACGCGTGGGCCTGTCCGAGAAGGCGGATGCCTATCCCTCCTCCCTCTCCGGCGGTCAGCAGCAGCGCGTCGCCATCGCCCGCGCGCTCGCCATGGGCCCCGAGGTGATGCTCTTCGACGAGCCCACCTCCGCGCTCGACCCCGAGCTGGTGGGCGACGTCCTCGCCGTGATGCGCATGCTCGCCGACGAGGGCATGACGATGATGGTCGTCACCCATGAGATGAGCTTCGCGCGGGAGGTCGCCGACCGGGTCGTCTTCATGGACGGCGGGGTGATCGTCGAGGACGGCACACCGGACCGGGTCATCGGGAACCCCGCTCACGAACGCACCCGGCACTTTCTGTCCCGGCTCCTGGACCCCGCGAAGGCACAGGTCGAGGAGGAGAAAGCGGGCCGGGCGGGTGAGAGCGGGTAG